The genomic region GATTTATATACGTAACTTAATGTTTAAGAAATAAATCTAAAATGgaaaatgcataaaaaaacaaaaaagcgcattttttatatatatactcgaaactgtattaaaatatgaaaatagcaaaaaaggaaaatccataaaatgaaaatatatttaagttaaaatatttcgcagaaacaaatgaaatgatgatatatattattttataataatatataaaacataaattatagtaatattttaacataatacatatattcctTAACGcttaaatgcatatatatacatatatataaatttatgtattaatacaaataaatggTGTGAGAGGCAGttatataaaagttataaaatttCCCACATTGTtcaaaatttacatatatacacaaacatGCTACTATTTTATactcatatattatttatacaaaattaaaagaatttttttttttttaaatttatttctaattGAATATTTAACGTTTCTTACATCagatatgcatatattattagatatTCTCACCTCCCCGTATAAATTGAAACAAGGTGTAAATAATATCATTACATTTtaaactattattttatgtttgctaatatatttagttaAATGGCAAATATTAATTGgataaatattctttattgcctaataaaatttaaattaataatttgaacttttattattttttaaatacactATATACATAGTATTCATAGAATTTGACAATTATATAAGGACAAAAGAGAAATgcttataataatacataaaatttttatatagtaaagaaaaaaaaacatgtgCTTAAAAGAAAACTCCCCCCCTTTcttcaatataatataacattttacatttttataagttttttttttttaagttatgTATTTCAAGAATTTCTTTTAAAGCATATAAAACTATAATTAATGAcggaaaacaaaaaaacaaaaaaacaaaaaaaataaaatcaaatcATTTGTccctttatattttttttcatacacCATATGTCATTTTGTAGAGTAGAAAAATGGTTTCTTTAAACATTTCCGTTTTCCCatagtaaataatttttttttttgacctttttcttatttttcctcattttcctttaaaaatattcctttatTCTTTATCTTGCTTATACTGTACGAATAATgctgtatatattaatgtatagaATATTAGAAAGTTTATTATgtagtttatttttattatcgtTGTTCtacttaaaaatgaaaaaaaaaaaaaaaaaaatgttgtcaaataattttattgataCTGACAATCAAAGGAATGATATTAGTTGCCTATTTTTTTAACCTATTTAACTTATGAAAGATCAATATTATCTTTTGAGTTTTTCCCCATGTGTTCTTATAAGCCAATAAGAcacttaaaattttactttttattttatttatatctaatgataaattttacagttcctattatcattatcacctaattattcttttcagtatttttttttttttttttgtgtctTATACTTGGACATTACACATAAGATATAAGCAAATCTATAATGAATGCtcgtatgtatacatatataatgtgTATTTAATAATCCTATTTCATTTGGGGGCTCATCGATGATGTAGTATTTCCTCTTTAATAATAAcgtaaaatgaattttattataattcctTATTATAGCaatctattttattaatgctttcacatttttcttcttacatttttctttaatctACTTAATTTTGAAAAGTACACTTCAATTTAGCATCGTTTGACTTAAGGTTCTTGAAAAGTTAATcaccttttattattataatatatcgCCTTTTagcattataatttttcaccTTTTagcattataatttttcaccTTTTagcattataatttttcaccTTTTagcattataatttttcaccTTTTagcattataatttttcaccTTTTAgcattataatatatcacCTTTGgacattaaaataatgttttaatattatatatatatatcacgttttatcattatgtatatatatcacttttaataattatatgtacatcatgttttataatatatatataatgtttttacattacgatatatatcttttaaacataatacataatacgccttgtaattttgttttttccaaCAAGATATATCTTAGGCTTATTACGAATATTGCATTACAAATgtaacataatttatatataaattatttatacaaacacaagcaacatttttttttttttacgtactatttttaattttttattcttgcaatatttgattttttcaAGTTATTAcgtaataatattagttaTTTCTccttaaaagaaataaaatatttattcttataaattattattgcaataatttataaattaataaagaaaaaaatcatggattattaaaatatattatctataaTTAATTAGAAAAAGATCATTAAAGAAAGCAATTGCAAGAGTAAAATTGAATGTAAATCGAATAGCAGTTgttatgttataaaaataataattcttagcaatatattacttattatgtgaatatatacatatataacgtATATACGcgtgtatacgtatatacgcGTATGCAAGTATATATctgtatgtaagtatatatatatatttgtaaatataataaatggcATTTCGAAACTTCTCAAAAATTGGGGCGAATTAAACtcttacataaatattttctgtatttttaaagcataataagaataataataaaaaataaagtaataaaaaattattaattcgATATCTCTTAATTCGGAGGGATAGTATATTTGAACTGACAAGAACATACCGAATATTCCAGAGGGAGCATAGGTATAATCACCCATTATTTTGTTAGCcgtaatataaaaacattattgTGTAGTAGTACAATAAGTGAAATAACATTTATGGCAATTTAGATTACagatgtatatgtacatatatgtatgaacatgtatgtatgtgtatatataaatattatagatTTCTACTTGAGTAAATATGATTAAGAGCAGGATTTACTTCACTCTAGTAATTTTAGTCATTTtaaaatcatttaaaataaataaaaaatgggaaatatttattaatgcaTGGTATACACATGAAGAAGTAGATGATGATTATAATCATACAAAGTTGTATGATGTGCTAAGTGTTGACAAATATGCAAGTactgaagaaataaaaaaggctTATAGAAAATTATCGAAAAAATATCATCCAGATAAAGCAACagataaaaattcaaataatcGTTTTAATGAAATTGTAGAAGCTTATGAAATATTAAGTGACgaagaaaagagaaaagtGTATGACCATCACGGATTACAAGCCGCCAAAAATGtagaaagaaataaaatggatGAAGATCCAACAGATCATTTTAATGTCTATGAAAGTTTTTTTGGTGGTGCTGGTTTTAAAAGagatgaaattaaaaaagcaGAAAGTTTAACATTATATGTTGAAATGAATTTAGAACAGCTGTACAATGGGgaatttttttctgttgTGTATACAAGAGATGTCAACTGCTTAAGAATTGATGACTGtattgtgaaaaaaaaagaatgtagTGGTAAAGGGTATAAAACAATTACACAACAAGTTGCCCCAGGTTTTAttatgcaaaataaaatgagaGATGATAACTGTATTGATAGGGGTAAAGCATGGAATGAAAATTGTGCTTATTGTCCAAATGGTatgaaagaagaaaaaactaTTGAACTCACCTTAGAAATTGAAAAAGGAATGAAAACTAATGATAAGAtagtttttgaaaaaaaagggaagcAAGAATTTGGTCAAGAACATGgagatataatttttataattgaaacaaaaaaacataaaatatatgaaagaaaaaataatgatttacatcaattttatgaaatatcCTTAAAAGATGCTTTAGTTGGATTTTCTAAACATATTGATCATATTAGTGGGGCACCTATTCATATAAACAAGCAAACGGTAACATCTCATAATGAAATTCTTAAAGTACAAAATAAAGGTATGCCTATTAAAAACTCAAATAAATTTGGAgatctttatataaaatttttggtGCAATTTCCCAAAAATTTGAcagaagaacaaaaaaaggtTATTTCAGAATTGCTATAATGTGCTAAAGTAACACGCCGCCATATGTATggacttatatatatataaatatgtatgttcGCAAATCATATGGAATGCTAAATTTATTCAGATGTCCAAAAATTACATGGATATTTCCTTCAAATTTATCTACAACTCATTTACATTTGCTATTCACCTTTTGGTCCTGAAAAAACGTATTGCATGCCATCtcaaacaaattaaaaaaaaaaaaaattataatattagaaaaaaaaattcgaaaTTATCATAAATCACATTAAAATCTTATtgatttaaagaaaattatttaacgtaaaaagaaaagcagGTTGTCCATTTGTGGAAacaattgtttttttaatgttttatgtGGTATATACACAggcatgtgtacatatatacatgggTATTTATAAGcatgtttacatatatacaaggGTATTTAAAGAATGTGTACATATAggtatataagcatataagtatgtatgcatacaagtatgtgtatatgttatattttttgtctgtgcttcttgtttttttttttttataataaatctTCCTTTTACCATTCTtagaatttattattttttttctttttccaaaAAGATATAACTTTGATTAATATTCGCTATACATACGcgtatatacgtacatatatatataatacatttttgtatCCTTTCTCATttctctcctttttttttttgaggtaatattaactataacataattaactttaccttttaaaaatatagtaataaaacagttcaaattaaaaaaaaaaagaagcaaatgttaattcaaaaaaataattcatttgccgaaaacaaaagaaaattatacgAGTTCAAATTCGTAagttttctaaaaaatagtatatgtAGCATGTAAATTtcatttccattttgaaGAGTGCTCCCAATGTATAACTActgttaaaaaagaaaatatttgcaACTTAAactaacaatatatatataaatatttatacttacCTATACGGACGAATAATGTACATGTATTCGCATATATgctatatgtaaaatttatgCAAATGTAAGAGAGaacaaaaatggaaaaaactTGCCCCTATAAATAGCAAATTTTTTCACACAAAGGTAGCGCACCGTATGTGCAATGCCTAGAATCGACTTAGTAGCACTATGCATGTGCACACATACATGAAAATACGTGTATTTGTAGTAGTATTATTTGTGCACCCATCCTATGATATGTAAACCCACGTCGAATTTTTACTGCAAATACTAGTATCAAAAaggtataataaaattatcatagCTCATAATTAACTCCTATTATTATTGTGAACATtatcaatataatttttttttttattaaaaatccTATGCTTGTATATGCGTATAATTCTTCATGGTGtataagataaaaaacattaatatatatattcactttTTGCATaggtttttttaaaaaaacgtatgtatttatttttatttattttttttttttttctcccatGGTAGAAAATTAGATTTATTTAAcgtaataattaattttaggCCCTTCATTTTAAATTGCAATATATGTGTTAATTTCATAGATTTATCTTGTGCATAAAggtgtaatatatatttgtatgcgcatatatacatgtttataaataatatattattttctcttaaaactttaatttagtacatatttttaattagtaGTAACgcataataatagtaaacgTCAAGAGGCCTTAGAGaaaaaagattatatatgttttgagtattttttttttttcaactgCACTGCACAGTTTTTAGATCGTCCATTTTAGTTGCTcctattttttctatttcaaCATAGAACACTTTTGTATAATTTGTGCTCCATATTTCCTAATTAGCACTTATCATCATTTGTGCTACTTTTTCCCTATTTAACACTTAGAATAATTTACGCTTCTTTTTCTCTATATAACATACTTgccatattttgtttttctttttccgcGCTTATCCCAAAGGCAGAAAGTCTAAGTATTGTATGGgtcaaaaatgaaatatcaAGGAGCTAACAATGACAAATTTTCTGCTCTAAATGAAAAATCGCAAGTCAAGGGGAGCTGTGGATCAAATGGGGAATATAATGGAGAGGTCTTAGGTGCTGATTTGAATTTAATTGATAATATCAAAATTGATAAGGATAAAAATTcgcttaatatatatgatgtaGAAATTACAGAAAATGACTTACGGcagctttttattttaaaaaaatatggaattaatgaatttaaaagtagtaataacaatactGGTTTTGGATCATCAAAAATGTGTACAAACGAAACGgaagagaagaaaaatatacaaaggaaatataataaattaaattatgcGAAGGAGGATACGTACTCATCGGATAAACTAAAAATGGTCTCATTAGCTAATTGCAcgaattttttaatagagaacagaataaataaagatatagatatactACATAGTAACACAGTGAATGCACTGTTTATggatttttatcatttagtAATGGCCTATACATTTTTTAGACAAAATAAGcatgaaaaaaaatccacttttgaaatttattttagaaaatgTCCATTTAATGGAGAATTTGCTATATTAGGAGGAGTATATGATGTTATAAAACACATTAATAGTTTTCGCTTTGCTAAAGTACAATTagaatttgttaaaaaaaaaatgtgtcaTTATGAAGATATTGACAAgttcataaattatttacaaaatttaagTGGACGAGATGTAGTTATTTATTGTATGGAGGAAGGATCTATAGTATTTGCAAATGAACCTATAATGGTTGTAGAAGGTCCAATGCTGATATGTCAAATATTAGAAAGTGCaattcttaatttattaaattatccAACATTAATAGCTACAAGTagtatgaaatataaaatttccataaattataaaactcTAGCTGAGTTTGGTTGCAGAAGAGCACAAGGTCCTGATGGTGCATTAAGTGGTACAAGGTACTCAGCTGTTGGATGTGATTTTACTTCAAATGTTTATGCATCctttttatatgatattCCTATAATTGGTACTATGTCACACTCCTTTATATCGTCTTTTCAAAATGGAGAAGAATtatatagtaaatatttaGATAATCATGACTTTTTaagtattataaataaaaataaagaaattgtTCACAAGTTATATAACTGTGAATTCGCAAAAGAGAGCGAattaatatcttttataGCATTTGCACAAATTAAtcctaaaatttttatttgtttaattgaTACATATGATACCTTAAAATCAggaatttttaactttttaattGTAGCTTTATCATTACATGAAATCAATTATAAACCTATTGGAATAAGAATTGATTCAGGGGATTTAAGGTATTTAACAAATGAgtgcaaaaaaatatttattgatatatctcaaaaattaaatgtccCTTTTCAAGacttaaaaatttgtattagtaatgatattaatgaaaaactaATAAAGCACTTACATGAAGAAGATCATCATATTGACATATTTGCAATCGGAACAAATTTAATTACATGTCAATCGCAACCATCCTTAGGTCTTGTTTATAAACTAGTTCAAATTAATAATCATCCCTGTTTTAAAATGACTAATGAAAATAACAAATCAAATTTACcttatagaaaaaaagtatatagaTTATATACCGATGATAATTTTGCTTCTCTTGATTTTGTGCAACATTTTGATGAACAACCACCAGTtgaaaatcaaaaaatatcTTGTATTAGTATTCTAGATAATAATAAGCCATCATTTATTATACCCAAAAAAGTAGAACAAAAGTTATTACTTACCTGGGACCATGGAAAACTTTTAACTGAACTCAAAACTGTACAAGaattaaagaattatacACTAGGTGAATTAACGAAATTTAAAAAGCAGCACCTTTCTACGAATAACCCCGTTCCATATAATGTTCTCTTCTCTAATAACTACTATGaattgtataaaaatttacttttaaaaaattcttttagcACTGCTTCAACGTAGATAAAGGCGCAAGCAAACCAAAGACCTAGtaatcgaaaaaaaaaaaaaaaaaggaaaagaaaaaagaaaacattgaacatactaaaatattaaatattattatatacaatataaaaccattttttaaaaagtatacttacaaaaaaaaaaaaaaaaatgcgcctttttaaattttattgcgaatatatattttttgccttttttcaTAATGTTACAATAATGTCTTATTTTAGAATCTATTTTActagaaaaaatttacttgatatattttatataaaataaggcTTAAATATTGCCTGCATATCGCTTATACGGAAGCATTTATCTCATAGTTTCATTTTGTAATAAGTTGGTGTGCACAAATGTATAGAGGTCTGTATAAGTATTTTCATATGTATTGAGGAGAATTTTATCCTCGATATGcacatttctttttcttacatggcaaatttacatatatatttcgtGAACCTTGCTCTCGTTTTTACTTGTTCTTCCATTCTTAGAAAGGAAATTTTGAACTGTGATGTAAGCCATTATATTTCTTACTTTTATCAGCATAGCgtagcatatatatatgatatatatatatacatgcaatTTGTAGAATTTTACAGTATTTTATTctgtatacatattaatcAACAGTTACGAAAAGATAACGCTTTAATTTTCCAAAAGATTTTTAAACTCTGCCTTATCCTACTTTaagtgataaaaataaaattgacgCCATACATCGGAAATTAATTTTGTGCACTCAATCTAATCTGAATATGAATAatgtatgaaaataaaagcgAATGTTTAGGGAccagaattatataaattcattcaaaaaaaaacatatgtgcatatacgtaaatatacatatattggCAAAATATGTTCATAAAGGTACATGTATTagcacatatatttatatatatatatatatatatatatatatatataatatatatgcattccCTTAAAGATACATTTTgaatccaaaaaaaaaaaaaggcaaagtATCATAGAAGTTATACAGGCGAACACCTGGGTAGTTTACACTCATCTTTTTACCATTTCTAgctttgtatatttaatcaAGAATTTTATaggaattatatttttgataggttctttttcttatttttttattttttttttttttttttttgcttctcCATATAGTGGAAATTACAATTTTGATCGAAGGTTATACATATGAAAGccttcattttatttcttgttattatatttttcatcatgatttgcataataatagtattttgtttatcttaatttttacCATTGTATTTTCCTTGATCTTAtctcataatttttttgtaacacATTTCGCCCACATGGAActtatttcaaaaatgaaaGATAGTAAAGAAAGGAATAAACCTGTAATAGATAATTACGAAATCTTTAAAGAATCATATTTAGAtgtgttaaataaaaaaaaagtattatataaatatgtttttcttttcaataattataaattcaaatttaaaattgtatCTACTTATTATGAATACTTAATTATATGCAATAGCATGTTAAGAGATGTTACAACatgcaatttattttttggcCCCTTAATATTCTTTGAAATGTTAGGAAAATCTTTCTATTatccttatatattatatatatatgataatgataatcCTTATACTTTTCAATCAATcgattttaataaaatgaaatttgaAAAATCGTCTATTATGGATATCGacaatataataagaaaaggcaaagaaaaaaataagagatatatgaaaaaaagtatcaaaaattttaatgatagccaaaaaataatattgaatGAAAACGATTTGTGTAcccaattaaaaaattataatttggaaaataaaaatattgtaggttatacagaaatatatttactatttcATATGGCCAGATGTTTTGATTCAAGAATTGAAAGACTCGTAGTACATAAGGAATATCGAAATAAATCTTTTGGTATgctaattatgtatatatgtatatatgtactaaaatatttataccaATGTAATAGATGTGATTTAAATGTAGAGAATGATATAGCTttgaaaatttacaaaaaattgaaatttttaaatgttcaaACTCAAGTATACAGGTTGCATTTACACTgcaattataattttctaccAAAAAATGCTTCTATAGAAAACGACAGGGAGAATATACAGATATTTATGGAAAacataatacaataaaaaaaattatagactTTGGCGAAAGGGTCAAAAGGAACACAAAACAGAAGGGGGGATAAAAATGCTCGCAGAAAGGGGCATGAAAAGAGGcataaaaagaagagaaagaCAAATAATAATGGAGTAAGATGAAGAAATATACAACTTAATGTGATATTAGTTAACTTCGCAAATACAATATACAAACAAGCATCCTCTTAATATGTATGTCATGTACGAACATGCTATATTGCCAAAGGGAGTTTTTGCGTTTTTAGGAGGTTCTTTttcatcttctttttttttatctttctttaaattttagaaaaatatagtacTTCTTTAATTAGGTTACGTTTATCCTGCGTTAATTTTCACATTGTTTCATGATTGTTATATCACGTCGTACTGTAATAACATGGAATATATAAACGCtatgtttgtttatttattttttttttttttattttggatACACATCATCACATTgtacatttcatttttaaataaaaaatttatattactattactgatAAAATATTGGTATAAACCTGATGACTCAAGCCTATTCTtacacacaaatatatatgttatttgaAACATGCTCCTTCACAGtagaatttttttcctcatgTAATTTCTCTTTTCCTCACTGCACTTCAGGTTATTCCATTCTAGGTATGAGAccaaaattaatttataccTTTTGCTTagcaaataatattttatgagaTTTAGGGAATCTATATTTTCACATGACCTCTTCATATTAccattgtaataataatgattgTTCCCGTTAATTTCTATACATATCTAAAGGAAGAATAATGAAAGGTGGAGGATGAAAATATTGCACATTAAtgtattagaaaaaaaaatgaaaagaattcATCGTgtaatttgtaattttttttctatattatatataggatGTATTTATTATCTTTACTGAATTGTTTATAACAATATCAACACTGTATATTCCATCAAGAAATGGGACCttcgaaaaaaaagtaaattgaaatgaagcaaatatataagaaaaaaattttgtaaaggggagattatcaaaaaaaaaaaaaaaaaaaattataaatttatgtacaaAAGCTTGAAATAATTGTTCtatcattataatatattacttcacatttcatatttttcaccCCTAACGAAAGTAACGTTGAAAAAACATCTCTATGGAAACTGGAGGAGTGCATTACTGTGTTGTctctttttatatgaatatgacatttttttatatattcaactAACTGCTCATTTTGATCTTGATTTTTTCCGTTACCGTTTAAAAATTGTacacataaattatatttgtcatagctactttttttataaaaattatttacatatttcacaaaaaaaattacgttatttaatatatgtatacttttctcacttaaaatattgtttatacagaatatattataatttggtttttcattaatttggAGGTTATTCTCTATATAAACATTTGTAATCGGTAAATAATTTGATGGATAACATGTGCTTCCTCCTTGCACATCTTTCTCGTTTTCTTCTCGGTTCTCCTGGTTTAGAacccccttttttttcatatcttCTTTAtgtgaataaaataaatattttacgtACACATTAAAGtaaatgttaaatatatatatttgatatacACACTGTAGGGGTAGATATAATGCTCCATTAGTGTTCtctcttattatttttatattatttttttcactaAAATACCAGTAATGGCATTTACTAGATGGGCTATCCATGCATGTTACAAGGTTATTTGCGTAATATTTCTCTTCATCCTGTACTTCATCTTTCTCTTCACcatcatttttccttttcgtGTAAGTGTCGTTACCTTCGACCGATGGgaagtttttaaaataattgaaaacATAATCATGAAAGCATTCCAATAAGTAGTTTACATTTTTGAAGTGAATATTGGTAAAACCTAAAATAGCATAGCTCATCAATATATTTggtataatattaattattttataacttggataaaaaggaaaattagacatactttcatttattttttttaaaagccTATTTACAGTGTATACTATTTTTACTTTGCTCTGGTTTTTTATACTCTTATGGTTATactcatttaaaaatattttttttatatcttcacAATAGATACTATTACACGATTTGTAAccttttgataaaaatatcgaatcgtatatatttaaatttataccAAATATGTTTAGCTTGGATAACGAGATTAGCAAATTTGTGTATTCATAAAATTGCAAACCTTCAGAATTATCGTCAATTTTGTTTAAACAAGTTTCAATAAGGTTtaaatttctatatttaagCTTTGCAAAggaatttaataaatttatgtatatccCTGAAGGTAAATCTTTATTTTCAACTTTAAAATTGTTTAGTATTTTTAGTATCAAAAGAAGTATGTCTTTATTATCTCCTTTTTTgctatatatgttaaataataaGATGAACACTTCGATAATTTCATTAGCACCATCGTTTTTGAATTGCTCATCAATATATTCGCGTTTGTCATTATTTCCACTGTTCAATAAGTGTGTGGCTTCTTTACAGAGTTCATCACTGCTAATTTGACAATAGATTTCGTCTCTTTTGTTTAAATGAGAttcgtttttcttttgtaaATATGATTTTTGCAAATAATTTTCGTTTGATGAATTAACCTGAT from Plasmodium malariae genome assembly, chromosome: 11 harbors:
- the NAPRT gene encoding nicotinate phosphoribosyltransferase, putative, which translates into the protein MKYQGANNDKFSALNEKSQVKGSCGSNGEYNGEVLGADLNLIDNIKIDKDKNSLNIYDVEITENDLRQLFILKKYGINEFKSSNNNTGFGSSKMCTNETEEKKNIQRKYNKLNYAKEDTYSSDKLKMVSLANCTNFLIENRINKDIDILHSNTVNALFMDFYHLVMAYTFFRQNKHEKKSTFEIYFRKCPFNGEFAILGGVYDVIKHINSFRFAKVQLEFVKKKMCHYEDIDKFINYLQNLSGRDVVIYCMEEGSIVFANEPIMVVEGPMLICQILESAILNLLNYPTLIATSSMKYKISINYKTLAEFGCRRAQGPDGALSGTRYSAVGCDFTSNVYASFLYDIPIIGTMSHSFISSFQNGEELYSKYLDNHDFLSIINKNKEIVHKLYNCEFAKESELISFIAFAQINPKIFICLIDTYDTLKSGIFNFLIVALSLHEINYKPIGIRIDSGDLRYLTNECKKIFIDISQKLNVPFQDLKICISNDINEKLIKHLHEEDHHIDIFAIGTNLITCQSQPSLGLVYKLVQINNHPCFKMTNENNKSNLPYRKKVYRLYTDDNFASLDFVQHFDEQPPVENQKISCISILDNNKPSFIIPKKVEQKLLLTWDHGKLLTELKTVQELKNYTLGELTKFKKQHLSTNNPVPYNVLFSNNYYELYKNLLLKNSFSTAST
- the PmUG01_11034400 gene encoding DnaJ protein, putative; the encoded protein is MIKSRIYFTLVILVILKSFKINKKWEIFINAWYTHEEVDDDYNHTKLYDVLSVDKYASTEEIKKAYRKLSKKYHPDKATDKNSNNRFNEIVEAYEILSDEEKRKVYDHHGLQAAKNVERNKMDEDPTDHFNVYESFFGGAGFKRDEIKKAESLTLYVEMNLEQLYNGEFFSVVYTRDVNCLRIDDCIVKKKECSGKGYKTITQQVAPGFIMQNKMRDDNCIDRGKAWNENCAYCPNGMKEEKTIELTLEIEKGMKTNDKIVFEKKGKQEFGQEHGDIIFIIETKKHKIYERKNNDLHQFYEISLKDALVGFSKHIDHISGAPIHINKQTVTSHNEILKVQNKGMPIKNSNKFGDLYIKFLVQFPKNLTEEQKKVISELL
- the PmUG01_11034600 gene encoding N-acetyltransferase, putative, giving the protein MELISKMKDSKERNKPVIDNYEIFKESYLDVLNKKKVLYKYVFLFNNYKFKFKIVSTYYEYLIICNSMLRDVTTCNLFFGPLIFFEMLGKSFYYPYILYIYDNDNPYTFQSIDFNKMKFEKSSIMDIDNIIRKGKEKNKRYMKKSIKNFNDSQKIILNENDLCTQLKNYNLENKNIVGYTEIYLLFHMARCFDSRIERLVVHKEYRNKSFGMLIMYICIYVLKYLYQCNRCDLNVENDIALKIYKKLKFLNVQTQVYRLHLHCNYNFLPKNASIENDRENIQIFMENIIQ